Genomic segment of Triticum aestivum cultivar Chinese Spring chromosome 6A, IWGSC CS RefSeq v2.1, whole genome shotgun sequence:
GAACCTGCCAGAGACTTTTACCGTACCAATCTTCTTTCCAGGGGAAGACATAAAGAACTTGCAAtatgctcctctcctccaccaggtTGTGAAGAACTATAGCGACCGCTAAGTGGATACTTATcgtattttcctgtctgttttctcaCTGATGCTATTTCAGATAAATAAAAGATGCCGCTTCCTTCTCGAGTTTGAGAAAGAGGTAAAACAGAAGCTTGGTACTGTGCCCTCAGGAGATCATCCTTTTTGTGGACAAGATTTGCACTCGTCTTCCCTTGGATGGGCTATGTCAGCAGCGTCTTCACGAGCATTCCGTCTGCATGGTGAAATCCCAATGTTGTTGCCCCTTGTTGATATGTGCAACCACAGTTTTAGCCCGAATGCTAGGATTGTCCAGGAAGGAGATGTCGAGAGCCCTGATATGTCAGTTAAGGCAAGTACTTTTCAATCTTACACGTGTAATTGTCGTCGTTGCGCCCAAAAAATTGCAGATTTTTCTGTTCTCTAATGAGTTACCGTGTTCTTTATTTGTGCATTAGCTTCACAAATATTGATGCTATAACTAGATACAATTATTGTGTGTAAAAACACATCGACAGTGCATAACCCTCATAGAACTCAAATTTTGTTTGCGTACTCTTGATTGGCATGTTAGCCATTCATGAATCATGAGTCATGTGCTAATAATATcttctttagtactccctccgtcctataatataagatgttattacaactGATATACTCATATATCgattgtaataacatcttatattatgagacaaaGGGAGTAGCATTCTTTACATACACTTTCTAATGTGGTATGCAGTTGTTAAGCATGTCCTTGTAATGTAAGTGTTTTTATCTTTTTGCAAGAACAGCAGTGAAAGTATCTGGCTGTACATTAGTCACTGTTGAATTCATTTTTCAGTTATTAACTTGCATGTGTATTGGTTTAGTGAATAGTAGTTACTTCAACGATAGGACTGTTGTTTGCCCTGTTCCTAGAGATAATTAGTTCCCTTGGTTAGTACTACCTCTGTaactaaaacgtcttatatttagttaCAGAGGTAGTAATATATTTTGCCCAGAAGAGGCAAATATTTAATCAACTGTTTTATTCAATGCATATAGTTTTTTACTGTATGATGCGGCGATGCATTTGCTTGTGGAAGATGCTGTGTGTTTTCTGTGTAATGTTCTGTATGTTGTGCTATAACGCAGGTTGTTGCTGAGACGCAGATTGATCAAAACGCTGCTGTTACACTGAACTATGGTTGCTACCCCAATGATTTTTATCTTCTTGATTATGGATTTGTAGTAACATCGAATCCATACGATCAAGTGGAACTGAGCTATGATGGTAATCTTCTCGATGCTGCTAGCATGGCAGCAGGGGTTTCTAATCCCAACTTTTCAACACCAGCCAAGTGGCAACAGGAGATCTTGTCACAGCTAAATCTACACGGAGAGGGTGCTATTCTAAAGGTTTTGCCCACATTCTTCCACTAtgatttatttgttttattttgtgaTTCGATTGACTTCAAATTCAAATATATTGTGTTCAGTATTCCTGTATGAGTCTGAACCTGATATATTTTGTTATGATCCTGACTTGGTTACTGCCTTTCAGGTCAGCTTAGGAGGTCCGGACATAGTAGACGGGCGCTTATTAGCTGCGCTGCGAGTTCTTCTTGCAGCTGACCCGGAGACCGTGGGTAAGCATGATCTGAAAACTTTGATGTCGCTTGGCACGAAAGCTCCTCTGGGCCCTACCGTCGAAGCCTCGGCGCTCCGAACTGTTCTCGCACTTTGCGCCATTGCCCTCCAACACTTCCACACCAAGATAATGGATGACCAGGCCGTCCTGAAGGGAGAACCCCCTCTTACTACTCAACTGGCCGTCCAGTTTAGATTGCAGAAGAAGCTGATGCTCGTCGACATAATGCAGAATCTTAGTCGGAGAATCAAGACGCTGGCTCCGGAGAAATCTACTGCCTAGGATGTTAACATTTTGTGATAACCCCCTTTTGAACAATCAACTATCTTTCTGTATTAATGATTANNNNNNNNNNNNNNNNNNNNNNNNNNNNNNNNNNNNNNNNNNNNNNNNNNNNNNNNNNNNNNNNNNNNNNNNNNNNNNNNNNNNNNNNNNNNNNNNNNNNNNNNNNNNNNNNNNNNNNNNNNNNNNNNNNNNNNNNNNNNNNNNNNNNNNNNNNNNNNNNNNNNNNNNNNNNNNNNNNNNNNNNNNNNNNNNNNNNNNNNNNNNNNNNNNNNNNNNNNNNNNNNNNNNNNNNNNNNNNNNNNNNNNNNNNNNNNNNNNNNNNNNNNNNNNNNNNNNNNNNNNNNNNNNNNNNNNNNNNNNNNNNNNNNNNNNNNNNNNNNNNNNNNNNNNNNNNNNNNNNNNNNNNNNNNNNNNNNNNNNNNNNNNNNNNNNNNNNNNNNNNNNNNNNNNNNNNNNNNNNNNNNNNNNNNNNNNNNNNNNNNNNNNNNNNNNNNNNNNNNNNNNNNNNNNNNNNNNNNNNNNNNNNNNNNNNNNNNNNNNNNNNNNNNNNNNNNNNNNNNNNNNNNNNNNNNNNNNNNNNNNNNNNNNNNNNNNNNNNNNNNNNNNNNNNNNNNNNNNNNNNNNNNNNNNNNNNNNNNNNNNNNNNNNNNNNNNNNNNNNNNNNNNNNNNNNNNNNNNNNNNNNNNNNNNNNNNNNNNNNNNNNNNNNNNNNNNNNNNNNNNNNNNNNNNNNNNNNNNNNNNNNNNNNNNNNNNNNNNNNNNNNNNNNNNNNNNNNNNNNNNNNNNNNNNNNNNNNNNNNNNNNNNNNNNNNGgaggatcgaacgtcgtgatggttcgacctcgatCCCGCACCGAGGAAATCGCTAGGAAAAGCCTTGTTCGCTAGCTACTCCTCCATCTCATGCGATACACGCGAAAAAACCCAGAGAACAAACGAACCGGTTCAATGAACCTCTACCCCACGATCCGGTAACCCGCACAACATGGCATGCGAAAAGCAACGACCAGGCACACACGTCTCACGCCCCTATCTGCTAGCAACCTCCTCGCTCCTCCCCATCCCATCTATCTGCTGAAAAAATCGCCACGCCATCCACGCCGCTCACGATCCCCGCTGCGGCGCCTGCGTCGATGGGCTCCCCTCGGTCCTCCTCCACCAAGCACCCGCCCTCCCATGGTCGTGGTCCATCCTCTACCAAGCTATTGATTGGGAGTCCCTTGAGGCCTTACCACGACCATGGAATCCCTTGCCCTCGCCTGCGTCGATGGACCCGCCCGTGACCGGACCGAGAGCATGTTATCGCACTCCTCGTCTTCTCCAATCGACACACCCCGCCGCTCCGACACGGGCGCATCAACGCCGGAGCTCCCCTGCTCAGCTTCGCCGTGCTGCTCCCCTGCTCTCCCGCacgtcctcctccgccgccggggaTGCCTACGCCACCGCTCCCTCCTGCCTCGCGCAGCTCCCCTGGCCCCCTTGCCTGCCTCCCAAATCTCCCCTCTTTCACCCCCAAA
This window contains:
- the LOC123128305 gene encoding actin-histidine N-methyltransferase codes for the protein MAAAAAGATPATARKALASTTSALLSSSFALRRRSLSCSAASGATAPRIAQQPPDLLRWVQREGGFVHPALRVADHPEYGLGVSATAADGVIPPGAVLIDLPGRIPLRLRRPADAADAVLMQLADRVPEELWSMRLGLRLLQERTKSYSFWWPYIANLPETFTVPIFFPGEDIKNLQYAPLLHQINKRCRFLLEFEKEVKQKLGTVPSGDHPFCGQDLHSSSLGWAMSAASSRAFRLHGEIPMLLPLVDMCNHSFSPNARIVQEGDVESPDMSVKVVAETQIDQNAAVTLNYGCYPNDFYLLDYGFVVTSNPYDQVELSYDGNLLDAASMAAGVSNPNFSTPAKWQQEILSQLNLHGEGAILKVSLGGPDIVDGRLLAALRVLLAADPETVGKHDLKTLMSLGTKAPLGPTVEASALRTVLALCAIALQHFHTKIMDDQAVLKGEPPLTTQLAVQFRLQKKLMLVDIMQNLSRRIKTLAPEKSTA